The proteins below come from a single Candidatus Methylomirabilota bacterium genomic window:
- the rplC gene encoding 50S ribosomal protein L3 translates to MARKEGLIGRKVGMTQVFGDDGSHVPVTVIEAGPCTILGVRTKDTHGYDALQLGFGAKKKNVSKPAAGVFKKLGVAPMRVVREVRLEKTEKLQGYEVGQALTVTMFQPGELVDVVGVTKGKGFQGGVRRYGWYGGDATHGSMFHRAPGSIGASSDPSRVWPGHHMPGRMGGDRRTTLNLSVVRVLPEQNLVLVRGAVPGANGSLVMLRKSVKLTKAQRQKAAEKK, encoded by the coding sequence ATGGCGCGTAAAGAGGGACTCATCGGCCGCAAGGTCGGCATGACCCAGGTCTTCGGCGACGACGGGAGCCACGTGCCCGTCACCGTCATCGAGGCCGGACCCTGCACGATCCTGGGCGTCCGCACGAAAGACACCCACGGCTACGACGCGCTCCAGCTCGGCTTCGGCGCGAAGAAGAAGAACGTCTCGAAGCCGGCGGCCGGCGTCTTCAAGAAGCTCGGTGTCGCGCCGATGCGGGTCGTGCGCGAGGTGCGGCTCGAGAAGACCGAGAAGCTCCAGGGCTACGAGGTCGGCCAGGCGCTCACGGTGACCATGTTCCAGCCGGGTGAGCTCGTGGACGTCGTCGGCGTGACGAAGGGCAAGGGCTTCCAGGGCGGCGTGCGGCGCTACGGCTGGTACGGCGGCGACGCGACCCACGGCTCGATGTTCCACCGCGCGCCGGGCTCCATCGGCGCCTCGTCGGACCCCTCGCGCGTCTGGCCGGGCCACCATATGCCGGGGCGCATGGGCGGCGACCGGCGCACGACGCTGAACCTGTCGGTCGTGCGCGTGCTGCCCGAGCAGAACCTGGTCCTGGTGCGGGGCGCCGTGCCGGGCGCCAACGGCTCGCTCGTCATGCTCCGGAAGTCCGTGAAGCTGACCAAGGCGCAGCGGCAGAAGGCGGCGGAGA